From a single Streptomyces sp. NBC_00377 genomic region:
- a CDS encoding methylmalonyl-CoA mutase subunit beta: protein MKVVPDDGLSLAAEFPDANLEQWQRLVAGVLRKSGREVSDTAAEEALSTALEDGLRVRPLYTADDPAPDPGLPGFAPFVRGARAEGNTVGGWDVRQQHTAGGAVLADLENGVTSLWLVLGEGGVPLSSLGAVLEGVHLDLAPVVLDAGGDVEAAAQGLLRLYEERGVAREAARGNLGADPLGHEARTGRPADFAPVAGLARRCAEAYPGLRALTVDALPYHEAGGSAAQELGSSMATAVAYLRELTEAGLPVRQACAQLEFRYAATADQFLTVAKLRAARRLWARVTEVCGAPTGQIQHAVTSPVMMARRDPWVNMLRTTVATLAAGVGGADAVTVLPFDHSLGLPDAFARRIARNTSTILIEESHLSRVIDPAGGSWYVERLTDELARAGWEFFQEIERTGGQAAGLRSGRIGQDLADTWQARSTKLAQRREPVTGVSEFPNLAERAVERAPAPAPRSGGLPRVRRDETYERLRARSDAHLAATGSRPRVHLTALGPAAAHTARLGFAANLFQAGGIEPVTEGSFADSGATEVCLCSSDALYEEQAAAVAQELKDAGASHVFLAGRPGGYPGVDAYVFAGCDAVAVLSAALDRMGVS from the coding sequence ATGAAGGTCGTGCCCGACGACGGGCTTTCGCTGGCCGCCGAGTTCCCTGACGCGAACCTTGAGCAGTGGCAACGCCTCGTGGCGGGTGTCCTGCGCAAGTCGGGCAGGGAGGTCTCGGACACGGCAGCCGAGGAGGCTCTGTCCACCGCGCTGGAGGACGGGCTCCGGGTCCGGCCCCTGTACACCGCGGACGATCCCGCTCCCGACCCCGGCCTGCCCGGTTTCGCGCCCTTCGTGCGCGGTGCCCGGGCGGAGGGGAACACCGTCGGCGGCTGGGACGTGCGGCAGCAGCACACGGCCGGCGGCGCGGTCCTCGCCGACCTGGAGAACGGCGTCACGTCACTGTGGCTGGTGCTGGGCGAGGGCGGTGTGCCGCTCTCCTCCCTCGGCGCGGTCCTCGAAGGCGTCCATCTCGACCTGGCGCCCGTCGTCCTGGACGCCGGAGGCGACGTCGAGGCCGCCGCGCAGGGGCTGCTGCGGCTGTACGAGGAGCGGGGCGTCGCCCGGGAGGCGGCGCGCGGCAACCTGGGTGCGGACCCGCTGGGCCACGAGGCCCGTACCGGCCGGCCCGCCGACTTCGCGCCCGTGGCCGGCCTCGCGCGCAGGTGCGCCGAGGCGTATCCGGGGCTGCGGGCGCTGACCGTGGACGCGCTGCCGTATCACGAGGCCGGCGGCTCCGCCGCGCAGGAGCTCGGCAGTTCGATGGCGACCGCGGTGGCCTACCTGCGGGAGCTGACCGAGGCCGGCCTGCCCGTGCGGCAGGCCTGCGCGCAGCTGGAGTTCCGGTACGCCGCCACGGCCGACCAGTTCCTGACCGTCGCCAAACTGCGTGCGGCCCGCCGCCTGTGGGCACGCGTCACCGAGGTCTGCGGGGCGCCCACCGGGCAGATCCAGCACGCCGTGACCTCGCCGGTGATGATGGCCCGGCGCGACCCCTGGGTGAACATGCTGCGCACGACCGTCGCCACGCTGGCGGCCGGGGTGGGCGGCGCCGACGCGGTGACCGTGCTGCCCTTCGACCACTCGCTCGGCCTGCCGGACGCCTTCGCGCGGCGCATCGCCCGCAACACCTCCACCATCCTCATCGAGGAGTCGCACCTGTCCCGGGTCATCGACCCGGCGGGCGGCTCCTGGTACGTGGAACGCCTCACCGACGAACTCGCCCGTGCGGGCTGGGAGTTCTTCCAGGAGATCGAGCGGACGGGCGGCCAGGCGGCCGGTCTGCGCTCGGGCCGGATCGGCCAGGACCTGGCGGACACCTGGCAGGCGCGCAGCACGAAGCTCGCCCAGCGGCGCGAACCCGTCACCGGTGTCAGCGAGTTCCCGAACCTCGCCGAGCGTGCGGTGGAGCGCGCCCCCGCGCCGGCACCCCGTTCCGGCGGGCTGCCCCGGGTCCGGCGTGACGAGACCTACGAGAGGCTGCGCGCCCGGTCCGACGCCCATCTCGCGGCGACCGGATCACGCCCCCGTGTCCATCTCACCGCCCTCGGCCCGGCCGCCGCGCACACCGCCCGCCTCGGCTTCGCCGCGAACCTGTTCCAGGCCGGCGGCATCGAGCCCGTCACGGAGGGCTCCTTCGCGGACAGCGGCGCCACCGAGGTCTGTCTGTGCTCCAGCGACGCGCTGTACGAGGAGCAGGCGGCGGCCGTCGCCCAGGAGCTCAAGGACGCGGGCGCCTCGCACGTGTTCCTCGCGGGGCGTCCGGGCGGGTACCCGGGAGTCGACGCGTACGTCTTCGCGGGCTGCGACGCCGTCGCCGTGCTCTCCGCCGCCCTCGACCGCATGGGAGTGTCCTGA
- the scpA gene encoding methylmalonyl-CoA mutase, which produces MGIPDFAGIELGTPAADAGPDEWRTAVKQATGGDEPLWETPEGIAVKPLYTGHDLEGLDFLGTYPGITPYLRGPYPTMYVNQPWTIRQYAGFSTAEESNAFYRRNLAAGQKGLSVAFDLPTHRGYDSDHPRVTGDVGMAGVAIDSILDMRQLFDGIPLDRMTVSMTMNGAVLPVLALYIVAAEEQGVPAEKLAGTIQNDILKEFMVRNTYIYPPKPSMRIISDIFAFTSQRMPRYNSISISGYHIQEAGATADLELAYTLADGVEYIRAGREAGLDVDAFAPRLSFFWAIGMNFFMEIAKLRAARLLWAKLVRQFDPQNAKSLSLRTHSQTSGWSLTAQDVFNNVTRTCVEAMAATQGHTQSLHTNALDEALALPTDFSARIARNTQLLIQQESGTNRVIDPWGGSAYVEKLTYDLARRAWQHIQEVEAAGGMARAIDAGIPKLRIEEAAARTQARIDSGRQPVIGVNKYRVETDERIDVRSVDNSSVRAQQIAKLRRLRAERDERACQDALDDLTRAAGGEGNLLELAVRAARAKATVGEISDALEKVYGRHASQIRTISGVYRNEAGESPSVERTRTLVNAFEEAEGRRPRILVAKMGQDGHDRGQKVIATAFADLGFDVDVGPLFQTPAEVARQAVEADVHIVGVSSLAAGHLTLVPALREQLAEEGREDIMVVVGGVIPPQDVPLLLEMGAAAVFPPGTVIPDAAYDLVERLSAGLGHDL; this is translated from the coding sequence ATGGGAATCCCCGACTTCGCCGGGATCGAACTGGGGACCCCGGCCGCCGACGCCGGCCCCGACGAGTGGCGTACGGCTGTCAAGCAGGCCACCGGGGGCGACGAGCCGCTGTGGGAGACCCCGGAGGGCATCGCCGTCAAGCCGCTGTACACCGGTCATGACCTGGAGGGCCTGGACTTCCTGGGCACCTACCCGGGCATCACCCCGTATCTGCGCGGCCCGTACCCGACGATGTACGTCAACCAGCCCTGGACGATCCGTCAGTACGCGGGCTTCTCCACCGCCGAGGAGTCCAACGCCTTCTACCGGCGCAATCTGGCGGCCGGCCAGAAGGGTCTGTCGGTCGCCTTCGACCTGCCCACCCACCGCGGGTACGACAGCGACCACCCACGGGTCACGGGCGACGTGGGCATGGCGGGCGTGGCCATCGACTCGATCCTCGACATGCGGCAGTTGTTCGACGGCATCCCGCTGGACCGGATGACGGTGTCGATGACGATGAACGGCGCCGTGCTGCCGGTGCTCGCGCTCTACATCGTGGCGGCCGAGGAGCAGGGTGTACCGGCGGAGAAGCTGGCCGGGACCATCCAGAACGACATCCTCAAGGAGTTCATGGTCCGCAACACCTACATCTACCCGCCGAAGCCGTCGATGCGGATCATCTCCGACATCTTCGCCTTCACCTCGCAGCGGATGCCCCGCTACAACTCCATCTCGATCTCCGGCTACCACATCCAGGAGGCGGGCGCGACGGCCGACCTGGAACTCGCCTACACCCTCGCGGACGGCGTGGAGTACATCCGGGCCGGGCGGGAGGCAGGGCTGGACGTGGACGCGTTCGCGCCCCGGCTGTCGTTCTTCTGGGCGATCGGCATGAACTTCTTCATGGAGATCGCCAAGTTGAGGGCAGCGCGTCTGCTCTGGGCCAAGCTCGTGCGGCAGTTCGACCCGCAGAACGCCAAGTCGCTTTCCCTGCGCACCCATTCGCAGACCTCGGGCTGGTCGCTGACCGCGCAGGACGTGTTCAACAACGTGACCCGTACCTGCGTCGAGGCGATGGCGGCGACGCAGGGCCACACCCAGTCGCTGCACACCAACGCCCTGGACGAGGCGCTCGCGCTGCCCACCGACTTCTCGGCGCGCATCGCCCGCAACACACAGCTGCTGATCCAGCAGGAATCCGGCACCAACCGGGTGATCGACCCGTGGGGCGGCAGCGCGTACGTCGAGAAGCTGACGTACGACCTCGCCCGGCGGGCCTGGCAGCACATCCAGGAGGTCGAGGCGGCGGGCGGCATGGCCAGGGCGATCGACGCCGGCATCCCCAAACTGCGCATCGAGGAGGCCGCGGCCCGCACCCAGGCCCGTATCGACTCCGGGCGCCAGCCGGTGATCGGCGTCAACAAGTACCGCGTCGAGACCGACGAGCGGATCGACGTGCGCTCGGTCGACAACTCCTCGGTGCGCGCCCAGCAGATCGCCAAGTTGCGGCGGCTGCGCGCCGAGCGTGACGAGCGGGCCTGTCAGGACGCGCTCGACGACCTGACCCGGGCGGCCGGCGGGGAGGGCAACCTGCTGGAGCTGGCGGTGCGCGCGGCCCGCGCGAAGGCCACCGTCGGGGAGATCTCCGACGCCCTGGAGAAGGTGTACGGGCGCCACGCGAGCCAGATCCGTACCATCTCCGGCGTGTACCGCAACGAAGCCGGAGAGTCCCCTTCCGTGGAACGCACGCGCACCCTGGTGAACGCCTTCGAGGAGGCCGAGGGCCGCCGGCCGCGGATCCTGGTCGCCAAGATGGGCCAGGACGGGCACGACCGCGGCCAGAAGGTGATCGCCACCGCCTTCGCCGACCTCGGTTTCGACGTGGACGTCGGCCCCCTGTTCCAGACGCCTGCCGAGGTGGCCCGGCAGGCCGTCGAGGCGGACGTGCACATCGTCGGCGTCTCGTCGCTGGCCGCCGGGCACCTCACCCTGGTGCCGGCGCTGCGGGAACAGCTCGCCGAGGAGGGCCGCGAGGACATCATGGTCGTGGTCGGCGGGGTGATCCCGCCGCAGGACGTGCCCCTGCTGCTGGAGATGGGCGCGGCTGCCGTCTTCCCGCCCGGGACGGTGATCCCGGACGCGGCGTACGACCTGGTGGAACGGCTGTCAGCCGGCCTCGGACACGATCTGTAA
- a CDS encoding LacI family DNA-binding transcriptional regulator: protein MADVARLAGVSSQTVSRVSNGYAGVNEETRQQVLHAMAELGYRPNSAARALKRGEFRTIGVITFTLSTTGNVRTLEAIATSAAAEGYAVTLLPVAVPTSDEVRGAFSRLEELAVDAVIVIMEVHLLDAATVKLPPHVQVVVVDSDAGDHYTVVDTDQAGGTKTAVHHLLDLGHRTVWHLGGPEGSFAAQRRADAWRAALTEAGRSAPPLVRGDWSAESGYLAGRELVAREDCTAVFAANDQMALGLLRALHEGGRRVPQDVSVIGFDDIPEAGSFLPPLTTLHQDFAEVGRLCVQAVLRKMRPDGSEHGTTLVPTRLVLRQSTAPPPTPR, encoded by the coding sequence ATGGCGGACGTCGCGAGGCTCGCCGGCGTGTCCTCGCAGACCGTCTCCCGGGTCTCCAACGGTTACGCGGGCGTGAACGAGGAGACCCGGCAGCAGGTCCTCCACGCCATGGCCGAACTCGGCTACCGGCCCAACAGCGCCGCCCGCGCCCTCAAGCGCGGCGAGTTCCGGACGATCGGCGTCATCACGTTCACGTTGTCCACCACCGGGAACGTGCGCACCCTGGAGGCGATCGCGACCTCGGCGGCCGCCGAGGGCTACGCGGTGACCCTGCTCCCGGTGGCCGTCCCCACCAGCGACGAGGTGCGCGGCGCGTTCTCCCGGCTGGAGGAGCTGGCCGTCGACGCCGTGATCGTCATCATGGAGGTCCACCTGCTGGACGCGGCGACCGTGAAGCTGCCGCCGCACGTCCAGGTCGTGGTGGTGGACTCCGACGCCGGCGACCACTACACCGTCGTGGACACCGATCAGGCCGGCGGCACCAAGACCGCCGTCCACCACCTGCTCGACCTCGGCCACCGGACCGTCTGGCATCTCGGCGGACCCGAGGGCTCGTTCGCCGCCCAGCGCCGTGCGGACGCCTGGCGGGCCGCGCTCACCGAGGCGGGCCGCAGCGCACCGCCGCTGGTCAGGGGTGACTGGTCGGCGGAGTCCGGCTACCTGGCCGGACGCGAACTGGTGGCCCGCGAGGACTGCACCGCCGTCTTCGCGGCCAACGACCAGATGGCACTGGGCCTGCTGCGCGCCCTGCACGAAGGCGGGCGCCGGGTGCCGCAGGACGTCAGCGTCATCGGCTTCGACGACATCCCCGAGGCGGGCTCCTTCCTGCCCCCGCTCACCACCCTGCACCAGGACTTCGCCGAGGTCGGCCGGCTCTGTGTCCAGGCCGTGCTGCGCAAGATGCGCCCGGACGGCTCGGAACACGGGACGACGCTCGTACCGACGCGGCTGGTGCTGCGCCAGAGCACGGCGCCACCGCCGACGCCCCGGTGA
- a CDS encoding lysophospholipid acyltransferase family protein: MFSRAVLALTPFFGRLTVTSEIKLRLPAGTIFVANHDSMADPAVVMAALRRLDLEPVVMATAGLWRIPLLGRALTREGHIPVHRRTAHAALALDAAAEALAGGRHVLLYGEGRLPRRRDAAATAPEPFRTGLARLARASGALVVPVGHAGARRIASGSAAKQLAGTLTAPVRRPHCHVHLGAPLRLPAETERGTAAARLAVTTAWRTAARAVGEHPR; this comes from the coding sequence GTGTTCAGCCGTGCCGTTCTCGCCCTGACACCGTTCTTCGGACGTCTCACGGTCACCAGTGAGATCAAGCTGCGTCTGCCCGCGGGGACCATCTTCGTGGCCAACCACGACTCCATGGCCGACCCCGCCGTCGTCATGGCCGCGCTGCGGCGGCTGGACCTGGAGCCGGTGGTGATGGCGACCGCGGGGCTGTGGCGCATACCGCTGCTCGGCAGGGCGCTGACCCGCGAGGGGCACATACCGGTCCACCGCCGTACGGCGCACGCGGCGCTGGCCCTGGACGCCGCCGCCGAAGCCCTGGCGGGCGGGCGGCACGTCCTGCTCTACGGAGAGGGCCGGCTGCCGCGCCGCCGGGACGCGGCCGCCACCGCACCCGAACCGTTCCGCACGGGGCTCGCCCGCCTGGCCCGGGCGAGTGGCGCTCTGGTGGTGCCGGTGGGCCACGCGGGCGCCCGGCGGATCGCCTCGGGGTCGGCCGCGAAGCAGCTGGCGGGCACGTTGACGGCACCGGTCCGCAGACCGCACTGCCACGTCCATCTCGGCGCGCCGCTGCGGCTCCCCGCGGAGACGGAGCGCGGCACGGCGGCCGCCCGCCTCGCGGTCACCACGGCCTGGCGAACAGCGGCCCGCGCCGTGGGCGAACACCCGCGGTAG
- a CDS encoding DUF6400 family protein has translation MAPDDRAFTGEPDEPDTASGPVPDRSGALPPADFAIDLGAHEMLRRAHVLDALGTDWDPVAALRGEEAAYALLYSGLDAEQQRVYDELVSAGVLPSRGGGHAAA, from the coding sequence ATGGCCCCCGACGATCGCGCCTTCACCGGCGAACCGGACGAACCCGATACGGCGAGCGGGCCTGTCCCGGACAGGTCCGGCGCCCTCCCGCCGGCCGACTTCGCCATCGACCTCGGCGCGCACGAGATGCTCCGGCGCGCACACGTCCTGGACGCCCTCGGCACCGACTGGGACCCCGTCGCCGCCCTGCGCGGCGAGGAGGCCGCGTACGCGCTGCTGTACTCCGGCCTCGACGCCGAGCAGCAGCGCGTGTACGACGAACTGGTCTCGGCCGGGGTGCTTCCGAGCCGGGGCGGTGGCCATGCTGCCGCTTGA
- the meaB gene encoding methylmalonyl Co-A mutase-associated GTPase MeaB yields the protein MAIDVDAYVKGVLDGRRALVARAITLVESTRPDHRALAQGLLTELLPHSGKARRIGVSGVPGVGKSTFIDAFGTMLTGLGHRVAVLAVDPSSSRTGGSILGDKTRMERLAVDPAAFVRPSPTSGTLGGVAKATRESIVVMEAAGYDVVLVETVGVGQSETAVANMVDSFLLLTLARTGDQLQGIKKGVLELADVIAVNKADGPHERDARAAARELSGALRLMHGRDAAWTPPVLSCSAREAAGLDTVWDRLEQHRGLLDSTGRLAAKRREQQVDWTWAMVRDELLGRLHSAPAVRALAPELEQRVRDGELTATLAAERILRVFGGGEG from the coding sequence ATGGCGATCGATGTGGACGCGTATGTGAAGGGGGTGCTCGACGGCAGGCGGGCCCTGGTGGCCCGTGCGATCACGCTGGTCGAGTCCACCCGGCCCGATCACCGCGCGCTGGCGCAGGGCCTGCTGACCGAGCTGCTCCCGCACAGCGGAAAGGCGCGGCGGATCGGGGTCAGCGGGGTGCCCGGCGTCGGCAAGTCGACGTTCATCGACGCGTTCGGCACCATGCTCACCGGGCTCGGGCACCGGGTCGCGGTGCTCGCCGTCGACCCGTCCTCCAGCCGCACCGGCGGCTCGATCCTGGGCGACAAGACGCGGATGGAGCGCCTGGCCGTCGACCCGGCGGCCTTCGTCCGTCCGTCCCCGACCTCGGGGACGCTGGGCGGGGTGGCCAAGGCGACGCGCGAGTCGATCGTGGTGATGGAGGCCGCGGGCTACGACGTGGTCCTGGTGGAGACGGTGGGCGTCGGTCAGTCGGAGACGGCGGTCGCGAACATGGTCGACTCCTTCCTGCTGCTCACCCTCGCCCGCACCGGCGACCAGCTCCAGGGCATCAAGAAGGGCGTCCTGGAACTGGCCGACGTGATCGCCGTCAACAAGGCGGACGGTCCGCACGAGCGCGACGCCCGCGCGGCCGCCCGGGAGCTGTCGGGCGCCCTGCGGCTGATGCACGGCCGGGACGCCGCCTGGACCCCGCCGGTCCTCAGTTGCAGCGCCCGCGAGGCGGCCGGCCTGGACACCGTCTGGGACCGTCTCGAACAGCACCGCGGCCTGCTCGACTCCACCGGCCGGCTCGCCGCCAAGCGCCGCGAGCAGCAGGTCGACTGGACCTGGGCCATGGTCCGCGACGAGCTGCTCGGCCGTCTGCACTCGGCCCCGGCGGTCCGGGCCCTCGCACCCGAGCTGGAACAGCGGGTCAGGGACGGTGAGTTGACGGCCACGCTGGCCGCCGAGCGCATCCTGAGGGTGTTCGGAGGAGGAGAGGGCTGA
- a CDS encoding SpoIIE family protein phosphatase → MHGYAADGDEVTAAPSGLLDLLKVAAVVLDARGHIALWSPEIEQLLGYSAQEALRQRADTLLVAPGNRARGRELFTQVRSGARWAGVFPLRHRDGTDRAVEFRTMRLLDSEGQPHLLGLATDAMTVRGVERDLALSHSLVNQTPVGIAVFDNDLRWVGVNPSLERMNGVSEAAVVGRRVGEVLPDLDVEAIEARMRHVLATGRPLLDQQTVGRTAAHVEDRAYSESYHRIEDTNGRVLGLAMAVLDVSERQQAAAEVARARQRLSVIADAGVRIGTTLDLRQTARELTDVTVPHVADLAAVDILESVVAHGTITPVTGHAPAEFRALAVAAGYPTDAIHAADPVGELATYGPSRIITRCVRSARPVLVERVEARMMRRIARDANAARTLHAAGVHSYLALPLMARGKVLGTLSLYRTVNERPFDEQDRVLASELAARAAICIDNARLYGRERTTALTLQRSLLPSAPAAREGLDIAARYRPALSEVGGDWYDVLPLGPQRTALVVGDVMGKGVQAAAIMGQLSSATRALARLDLPPAELMRHLDDIAGSLGDAIATCVYAVCDLRRGICTLSGAGHLPPVLTRPDGTTELVDIPGGVPLGVGGVDFGTTELELSAGSLLALYTDGLVENREDPIDTGLTTLTRLLQSTGGDSLEQTADTVLSALSPEPDDDVALLLARTRPAG, encoded by the coding sequence ATGCATGGGTATGCGGCGGACGGCGACGAGGTCACGGCGGCGCCCAGCGGCTTGCTGGACCTCCTGAAGGTCGCGGCCGTCGTGCTGGACGCGCGCGGGCACATCGCGCTGTGGAGCCCCGAGATCGAACAGCTGCTCGGCTACTCGGCGCAGGAGGCCCTGCGGCAACGCGCCGACACCCTCCTCGTCGCGCCCGGGAACCGGGCGCGGGGCCGGGAACTGTTCACGCAGGTCCGTTCGGGGGCCCGGTGGGCGGGTGTGTTCCCGCTGCGCCACCGGGACGGCACGGATCGCGCCGTGGAGTTCCGCACGATGCGGCTGCTCGACAGCGAGGGGCAGCCCCATCTGCTGGGACTCGCCACGGACGCGATGACGGTGCGCGGCGTGGAACGGGATCTGGCCCTCTCCCACAGTCTCGTCAACCAGACCCCGGTCGGCATCGCCGTCTTCGACAACGATCTGCGCTGGGTGGGCGTCAATCCGTCGCTCGAGCGCATGAACGGCGTGTCCGAGGCGGCCGTGGTGGGCCGCCGGGTGGGCGAGGTGCTCCCGGACCTGGACGTGGAGGCGATCGAGGCCCGTATGCGGCATGTCCTGGCGACCGGCCGTCCGCTGCTCGACCAGCAGACCGTCGGGCGTACGGCCGCGCACGTCGAGGACCGCGCGTACTCCGAGTCCTATCACCGCATCGAGGACACGAACGGCCGGGTGCTCGGCCTCGCCATGGCCGTCCTGGACGTCTCCGAACGCCAGCAGGCCGCGGCCGAGGTCGCCCGGGCCCGCCAGCGCCTTTCCGTGATCGCGGACGCCGGGGTGCGGATCGGCACCACCCTGGACCTGCGGCAGACCGCGCGGGAACTGACCGACGTGACCGTCCCGCACGTGGCCGACCTGGCGGCCGTCGACATCCTGGAGTCCGTGGTGGCCCACGGGACCATCACGCCCGTGACGGGTCACGCCCCGGCCGAGTTCCGGGCGCTGGCCGTCGCCGCCGGGTACCCCACCGACGCCATCCACGCCGCCGACCCGGTCGGCGAGCTGGCCACCTACGGCCCCTCGCGCATCATCACCCGCTGTGTGCGCAGCGCCCGGCCGGTCCTGGTGGAGCGCGTGGAGGCGCGCATGATGCGACGCATCGCCCGTGACGCGAACGCCGCTCGCACCCTGCACGCGGCAGGCGTCCACTCCTACCTGGCCCTGCCGCTGATGGCGCGGGGCAAGGTGCTCGGGACGCTCAGCCTGTACCGCACCGTCAACGAGCGGCCCTTCGACGAACAGGACCGGGTGCTCGCCTCGGAGCTCGCCGCGCGCGCCGCGATCTGCATCGACAACGCCCGCCTCTACGGACGGGAACGCACCACCGCCCTGACCCTCCAGCGCAGCCTGCTCCCGTCCGCGCCCGCCGCGCGGGAGGGACTGGACATCGCCGCCCGGTACCGCCCGGCTCTCAGCGAGGTCGGCGGTGACTGGTACGACGTGCTGCCCCTGGGGCCGCAGCGCACCGCTCTCGTCGTCGGGGACGTGATGGGCAAGGGCGTCCAGGCCGCCGCGATCATGGGTCAGCTGAGCAGCGCGACGCGGGCGCTGGCCCGGCTCGACCTCCCGCCTGCCGAGCTGATGCGGCACCTCGACGACATCGCCGGCTCGCTCGGCGACGCGATCGCCACCTGCGTCTACGCCGTGTGCGACCTGCGGCGCGGCATCTGCACCCTGTCCGGCGCGGGCCATCTCCCGCCGGTTCTGACCAGGCCGGACGGCACCACCGAACTGGTCGACATCCCCGGCGGCGTACCTCTGGGGGTGGGCGGGGTGGACTTCGGGACCACGGAGCTGGAGCTCTCCGCGGGGTCGTTGCTCGCCCTCTACACGGACGGCCTGGTCGAGAACCGGGAGGACCCCATCGACACCGGCCTCACCACCCTGACCCGGCTCCTCCAGAGCACCGGCGGGGACTCCCTGGAGCAGACTGCCGACACCGTCCTCAGCGCCCTGAGTCCGGAGCCCGACGACGATGTCGCGCTCCTGCTGGCCCGGACCCGCCCGGCCGGCTGA